In the genome of Drosophila kikkawai strain 14028-0561.14 chromosome 2R, DkikHiC1v2, whole genome shotgun sequence, the window TGCTTTTTTCGGCGGTTGGATTCGATTTTTTTAGAGTGCAGAGAAGCTAGCTGAAAATACCAAAACCTGATTCAAGCCAAAGGCGAGAATTCGGCAAACTTGTAGCCTGGTCACACTGGCCTCGGTTTTCGAATCCAATTATTAAGGtctttttaaatgaattttttagcatttataaactttatttttgttcaaattagtaccttatttacaaaataaattaaaaataaaaaatcttccCGTGTTCCATTTTCCCACCGTACCTTCCTATTCCGTACAAAGTCTGGCAACGTCACGCGATATTCCGAAAGCAGCGTGACCGCTTGGGAAAAAACCTAAAATCCacaagttttttaatttattttggtattattattcttattttagTGTTAAAactagagctgggaaactatcgatagtgacaccattcgatattttcgatgttttgaaaacgaaaattcgatactatcgatagtatcgtttttttacgattctttttgcaaattaaagttatagcaatttcaaatagaattataatactattcaatatgttttgactaagtaattaacataaatattctatccaagcaactttgcacaaataaaattgtattaccaTTGCTAAACATACGCTTAGACTCTGAAGACGTGGCGTAGACGCACCCTTTCTTTTGAGattcagttaatatttttcaccaccaactccaatttaagttaatttagaatacatttttattataaaaaaaaaaatatatatatacatatatatatatatttgtttgcatttttcttactaaatttcagcaacaaagcagagatataaaaatagtcccgtactatcgatagtgataaaaaactatcgatggtggctcaaaaaaaggaaaaagtcgatacctcgatagtaccatcgatagtttcccagctctagtTAAAACTGCGCGCAAAACCatattgttttcttatttctaATATAAACAAATGTCGATTACCCTCGATTTCAATGGCAAgaacttggccaaaagcaaGTCGTTGGATCTGCACTACTTGCCGGCCAAGGTAGACGGCGACGGCGAGGCCAATGTGGAGGAGTACTTCAACAACTACACGAGGGAAGCAGCCGAGTTTGGAACTGGCGTTCTTACAAACGCTTTGCGCGGCTATCCGCTGATGGGCGAGCGACTGAAGGTGCCAGAGGGATACCGGGGTCTGGTGCTCCAGGAAACCGACAAGCCGCTAAGCGAATCCTCGGACCGGCAGCTGCGACTCACAGGCGTTTTCGATGAGTTCACCTACTGGAACTACGACAAAGTGCCCTCAAATGGCGATGCCTACCGACAGGCTCTCGTCATGGCGGATGTGGCCCAGGCTGTAGGTCATCTGACCTCCACAATAATTCTTCCCAATTAATAATTCTTTCTTACCCACAGCTGTCCCAGCCGATCAGCGAACAAGATTTAGAGGCGGAAATTGCACGGAACAAGGAAAACACCAAGGAGAGTCCCTAAACTTCAGTTCTTAGGCGCGCTTACAGCGTTTATTATATAGTATTCCAAAAGCTAATCAAATACAGATGTATCTTTACAATTCGTACACTTTAGACTTAAGCTGGTATAAAAGATTCCGCTTATAAGTAGGTTGTAGTGGTGATGGTGGCTTCACTCGTCGGCGTCCTCGAATcgctcgtcgtcgtcatccaGACTGAGGTTCTGCATGCCGCCCACCTCGCCGCCGTTGCGGCCCAGTGTCAGCGCATCTTGCTCCATGTCCTCGTCGTCCATGCCGCCGGCGTCCTCCATGGGGTCACTGTCCTCTGAATCGCTGTCCGCAGAGTCCGGATGCAGCGCCTGGCAAGTGGTCATGGCGCTGTACATGGTGTCCACGGTGTGAATGTCGTCGGGCAGCAGCCAGCACTCTGTCACCTCCTCAAACTGCTCGTCCACGGCGTCCTCGAAATTTTCCTCCTCATCGTGCTCGTCGCTGCCATTGCCCTCATCAACCTCGGCGTCATTACCggcagcagctcctgctccgTTCTGACCATTCACCGCCGGCTGCGGCGGATCGCCATAGACGCCGCTCCACTCCACCTTGTGGTCCAGCATGAAGTAGATGCATTTCCGCGGGTTCGAGGAGATCCCGTGCAGACTCACCTGCTTCCACTCTATGGAGATGCCCTCGGCCAGGTCGCTCGGCTGCCAGGAAAGCGTGCTGGAAAAGCGGGGGTGTTTTATCATTAACAATAACAACGTCGCGGCAGACGCCGGCTTTGTGCAAAAAAAGCTCACTTTTGGGCGATGTAAATGGTGCCCTCGCCGACCACTTTGTCGCCCAGTTTGAGCTTGATGTTGTTGGCCGTGTACATCAGGCCGTGCTCCGGCGGCGAAACGGGCATTATCAGCACCATTTTAATACaggaatattttataaatgcgATCAAACAATGGTCCAAATgtgcaattatttatttggtgtTGGTAAATGTTTCCCCATACCTTCAGTGTTGGGAAGCGCGCGTACCAAATGGTTCTCTGACCAGTCTGGCAACGCCGAATTGAATTTTCCACCATTTTACAGGTGCCTTTGTTCGGAAAATTCTTTATTTGAAACCTCGGAAAATTAGCAATGAGTAATTTTGCTCATGGAAAATGTCTTGAATCAATTTAAATCCACTTATTCCGACGTGCTACCAGATCTCTGCTGAAATGGGCATAATTTGGCGCTCTAGCCGTGGTCACACTGTTCGGTAGCGTCTCGTTCAATTTTCAGCAGTTAAAATTTGggttaaatgaaaaaatatgtgCCCGGGCGACATATGATCGGCAATTAAACAACGCTCCCAAAACGGAATTCACAACGGGCGGAATTTGAGAGAAGCAACCTTCGGGATTTGTGAACAAACTTGTCGTCCTTGCTACAActccgttgttgttgtttttgcgtTTCCGctgtcattgttgttgttgttgtggttgttgaaCAGTGTTGACTCGATAAGCACGAATAAGAGGATTCTACGATGGACCATGCGAGCCCGAGTGAGCCCAGAGACCGAGATTTGGCCGCGCGCATGCGTCGCTGCAACTACGAGAAGTACAAATCCCTGGTGCGCATGCACCTTTCCTTTGAATTGGAACTTAACACGGATGAGTAAGTGGATTGACATTGGGTGTATAACGCATAATTAATGAGCCACCTGCAGGTTTGATCTCCCCTGCCACGAGATTGTGTACGAGGAGAAGGGAAAGCTGAAGAAGTGGAACCGCCTGTCCAAGAAACACCGTCTGGGCCATGGAGCAGGAGCTGCCACCGCTTGTGCGCAGGGCTCGGGAAGCAAGTCTGTGGGCAATAGTCCCACGGAAACGCTACAGCAGCAAATCGATCCAGGCTTCCTAATGCATCTGCAGGAGCTCAAGGAGTTCCTCATGCTGGAAAAGAGTGAGTCTAGCCTGAAACGctggaaaattgttttatttattatgcttCTCTGACAGATCTCACACAGGAGGGCCTGTTCCGCAAAGCAGGAGCCGTGTCCCGACAAAACGAGCTGCGGCTGCACATCCAGCACGACAAGCCCCTGGACCTTGAGCTGGCCGGCTTCTCCGCCCACGACTGCGCCACCGTTTTCAAGAGTTTCCTGGCCGAGCTGCCGGAGCCCTTGCTCACCGATGCCCACTATCCCGCCCATCTGCAGATAGCGCCGCTCTGCCAGGCGCTTAGTGGACAGGTGGCGGCCAGTGGCGAGCGTCAGCAGCACCTGCTCAACTCggtgcaactgctgctgctgctcctgcccgAAGAGCATCGGGACCTGCTGCGACACATCATCGAGATGCTGCATGCGGTGGCGCAGCACGAAAAGAGCAACAAGATGAGCGCCGAGAATTTGGCCACCCTGTTCACGCCGCACTTGATCTGCCCGAGGCAACTGCCGCCGGAGGTGCTGCACTACCAGGCCAAGAAAATGTCCAGCATCGTGACGTACATGATCGTCCGCGGCGTGGACATCTTCGAGGTGCCCGGCAAGCTGTCCACCGACATCCGGGCGTACTTTCTTGAGCGCAAACGCAAGAAAACCATGTCGCCGGAACAAACGCTCGACGAGTCCATCTCGGACGTCTCGACGGTCAACACGGTGTACACTTTTGTAGATCGCGCCGCCACCGCAGCGGCCACCAACACCAATAACACGGACACGGAGCTGGCGCAGCTATACGCTCACATTCAGAGCATGCCGGAGTCGTCCAAGAAGAGGCGGTTAATCAAGCAGTTTAACAAGCAAAATGGCCAGGGTATGAAGAGTTTGTAATTAAGGAGGATTGTTCAGTAATTACTTGGATTTTTAGGCACGCCACTGCAGTTGGTGGTAATGAATCGTCTGAAGAACAACGAGGCTACGCGGAGTGCCAAGTCCCTGGGCGATTCCATCAAGAAGCACATTTTCCACAAGAGCCTCATGTCGCGCACCCCGAAGAGGGTGCCGCCGCCCAGCTTCCACTTGGCAGGTGGTGCCGAGGTGAGTCTGACTCTGGTAGCATGGATTTCTGTGTTCAGTAACTAACTGCATGTCTTCTCATTGACCGCATCGTTCCCACCCACCGCTAGACGCCCAACCTGTCGCATGTGAAGCAACCCAAGCTGCGGGTGCTCTTCCAGAGCCCCACgccacccacacccacatcGACCATCACCAGCGTCACGCTGGCCACTAACCCAAGGCATCCGCTTCAGAAATCCATCTCATCCGCCTCCCTCAAGATCGAGTCCTCGTCCTCGGACAGCAGCTCCAGCTGTGCGCCCGGCGGCAGCATCTCGGCGCCAGTCAGTCGCCAGCAGTCGAAGGAGTTGCCGCACGGAGCGGCCGGTGGACCTGCTCTTCCCGGTCAGGATGCGGACGAAATCGATGCTGATTGTTGTGTGACGCCACTGAAAATTATGTCGGCGGCTGCCAGGCAGCTGATGGACAAGAAGAGCGTGGCCTGGGACGAGCACCGTCTGCTGGAGGTCGAGGAGTACTCGAATCCCTCCACGCCTGTGCAACAATCCTCGCGCTACAAGTCGGAGCCTAATCTCTCAAGTATACTGCCGCAGGTGCACGCCGGTGAGGttcacgacgacgacgatgacggaGCACTCACTCCCATTGTCGAGGGCGCCAGCACAATGGCTGCGAGCAGCAGTCACGTTGGCCGATCGATAACCCGAAAGCTGATGAAGGGCGTCAGCATGGGCAATCTCAGGTTCCCCTTCAGCACGCCGGAGACAACAAAGCGATTGGTGCGAAGTGTTTCTGCCACCCTGCGAAGGCGTCCCAGTGGCGAGGAGGCCAAGCATGCTCCCCTGCTAGAGGATGTCGATGACAGCGATGAGGAGGAGACGGCACACCAAGCTGACGAGGAAGATGACGATGATACGCTGTCGGAGAACAATTCGAACGAACTGCCTGCCCTCAGCCTGGGCTACCAGCAGATCCTGCAGAGCAGCGTGTATCGCAACATGGATCTCATAACGAGCACACCAGCTCTTCACATGGGCCGGCGTTCCATGTCGCCCATTACAAAGTCGACTCAACGCATGCCCAAGGCGATGCAGGTGCGATAAGTTCCCATATATCAGCAggttttatacaaaaatattgataGGAATCTTGGTAGAAATAATCTTATCTTAGATATTAGATTTTATCGTAGATCTCTCTACTAATTTATTTTGcaatgaatattttaagaatttaatttaatcttaATTCTTATTTCATAATACATAACATATTCTGCTCTTTTAGGAATCCATAATGACGCCGCGTTCAAGGAAGCCCGTGATGCTGCTCACAGCCTTGGCTGGCAATGGCGACAAGCAGCTGAACCTGAGCCTTTCTGAGCAGGAGGAACAGGACTCGATTGGCGGCACACCAACCAAGCAACTAGATCCGCCTTCGCTGCACAGCGAGGATGCCACATCCCTGGGCGGCTATGCGGATATCTTGAGGCACCAGCACAGCTTTGCCCTACTCAATTCGCGCCAGCGGACGACCAGCAGTAGCAACAGCAACGAAGACTCCAAGCCCTCGAATGCCCTGTCCAGTGATTTCAAGTGAGTTGCAATAACGATGTTGAGGTTGATTCAACTGAAAATGGGTCTTACTTAATCCTTAGGGAATATTTGCTCACACGCAGCGTACTGACAGCCAGTCCGGCTGACTTGTCGTTTGCCAGTCGCTCGGATGACTTCGGTGGAGCCAGCACCACGCAGGACATCGATGACTTGGACGAATCCGATCTGAGTCCCAGCCTGCTATACTGCCTTGACGGAAACGAGCCCACTTTGGCATCACCGTTTGCCAACAGCAATGGGCGAAAGCGATCGGCAGGCGCGCCCTTGAAGTCTGTCCTTATtccagacgacgacgacgacgatgaggCGGACAACAAGGAAAACAAGGAGAATGTCCAGGAGGAGCACCATTCGCGCACCAAAAAGCTGCTAATTACTTCTCCCGCGGAGTATCCGGGCGAGACGGCCCTCTAGCTTTAAGTCGAGCCAATCGCACTCCTAAGATATTTGCATAATCTAACGTTAAAACCGTTGTACggttttaaaaaatcatttctCATCAAAATGTTTAAGAAAAAGATTGCTTCCGTTaaacaaagaaacaaaaacattttcgGTATGACACGTTCTCTCGTTTTAACTTGGCCGCGTTCTAAAATTTTAGCCTAAGTCCTAACATTATAAATGCATGcttaaaaaaccataaaatacatatataattatatataatcgGAATGTAAGTGGTGTTCTTTATGTGAGGATTAAAGGTATTAAGGCAACGTTGGGGGTACGTGAGAGTTTCCGTGCTGATTAGATGGTTGAATAATGTGTTTACAAGTGCTTGAGATAGCATTTTGAAGTTTGCAGTGGGGAAACTTACAATTTTGTGCTGTTTTGAGGCCAGCTGAAGGATTGTTCAAGAGCGTATACATAACAATATGTAAGTTTCATAAGAATTTGAAGGAATCATAGCACTGATTTACTTATtatctttaataatttctttaaataaaacaaaactaaatatttaaaaggttttgTCCCAATAACGGTTTTTGTTACATTTGTCCCAAGACAAATCATACCCTTTCCAACACTAATTATGCTGCCCAGCAGGCGCTTTTCAGCACTGTTTCACCCGTCAAACAGCTGACTTTTGTTGATAGTTTGCCGAAAAACACAAATTATTTGCCGAAATCcaacattttctttatattttcaaacaAAACCAGTTACTAAACCAAACAAAATGGGAACCTGGGTGCTGGAGGTGGCAAAGATGGGCATGTACATGGCCTTTCCCGTGACTCTCTTCCACATCTTCAATCAGCCCGAGTATTTCGAGGAGTGGGTGACCAAAAAGAAGCGCGAGCTGTACCCACCGGAGAGTAAAAGCCACCACGAGGAGCTGCAACGGGCGATCCGGGAGCATCATGCCCAGCACGACGCCAAAATGTTGAAGGCCATGGAGGAAGCAGAGCGCAAGAAGTAGATATCCTGATCCAGATCCGCACCTGGAGCTAATCCCCCGTTATACAACCGGGGgcgagcaaacaaacaaacgcaTCTCCCGGTGCTCCAAAAGCGGGAGTGACTAACCCAACCGTTCTGTATTTGTGTGCGACGTAATAAAGACTTGTTGTATTGTTAACCGAAAAACACTCGAATCGAGGATACGATAAGTGTTTACGACTGTAAATCATCAGGAAATACCTGTGATGCGGCGGCCCCGGGGGATACTCGAAATGCATTTCGAAGTCCATTATCGCTGGAAAACAACTGCAGTCCAAGAGCCCGCCTCGGTGTGTGGGGGGGCTTTGCCTCGATAAGGCTTATTACATGATTATTGGCCCACAAGGAGAGCCCTCGGGACTACTTCACACTGGGTTATTCAGCCGAATATTATCAATCGCGGTAATCACTTATCAGCTGCGGCCGAGCCCGCTCATCGTTCCCGGCTATCGGGAGAGTCCTCTACTGCCGATAGGCCCGCTTGACCGCCAGGTGACCGTTGGCTCTCGAGTGGGCCCGGTTATGTGGGTATTTTGTCACAGTTCTCGGAGTTCGACCCAATCTCAACCTCCTCTACATGTGTTTTAGGCGTGATGCTCGCAGCGATGTTTGTTTCCAGAGAGATTAGATGAACTCCGTCCGATTTACGCCCATTCAATTATTTTGTGTCGTCGTAGGGTCTCTCATTATCTCGTTTTCACACGGCAGCTCAGAACCAATTGTTCAGTAGTAAATCACAACATACCGGAAATAAAGTTAAGATCAAGCCGAAGACGAAACTACACTATGCTAGTTTTTGGAGCTAAGGGAGCTTTGCCTTGGGCATGAATATATGGATTCccaagtttgtttattttacttGATTTTTTAATAGCTGATTAGATGTTATAGAAGAATATTAAGAttcattaaattgttttatcaTTATATTATTGGGAGGAGCTGTATGTGGCATCGGTAATGCCCCAAAGGAGAGAATTGTTTCTCAAAGAAAATGTCACTTTAGCTCTGATTTTAGCACCTAAAAGTGAATGCGACACAGAATGCTCTAACTAATTCTCATAAATTAAGAGACAATATCAAATTTTCTATTATATTAATATCGTTTCGTTGCTCTAATAACGTCCTAACTAATAAAAACAGGGAAATAAAGGTAAAGTCGAATATCCACTTTCAATTAATAATTCgaatatttcataattattttacCAATACCCAACGACTcgtttatagtttttaaattttaacataTTAATTCTATGAAAACTTACAAATCACTTCTATACAAAGTTATACCCAAGATCccagcaattaaaaaaattaatatgttAAAGATTTTATTCCCACGAAAAGGAAGCTGATCGAGCAAGTATCTAGGGAATCCCAGAACCAAATCCTAGTTAACCCAAACAATCCAGGTGGGTAGGGCTAGTGGGGATACCCCCCCGCAGGGCATAATCGGACAATTGTTATATGGAAGCACTTGATTGCTCTTCTAACTACCTGTGTTGTTGGTGGAAGCGGGACAAGCGTATCGGCAGACGTTTAATTAGGTGCCTCTGCTCTAAACTGATTTTCGGGGCTCTCAATGACGCTGTGCCTCCACCCACCCTCACCTTCCAGTCCCTCTTCCTGCTCCGATCGAGAGTAGTACTTACTGCTAGTCACTGATTTACGACTATAACTTGCAGTGGCTCGCAGTTGACGTCGCTGTCGGCGGCGGCGCTTTAGTTATCGCATGGAAAGCGATTTTTCCAGCCAAATAACGGTCGCGTGGCTAATTCAGTTCACTTGCAACGATCGAGGAGAAAGCATCAATCATGTCCAAAGGATCGGTTCTGCCGCAATATATTGCTGGGCTGTCGGCCAGCTTCGGTGCCCTTTGCATGGGCGCCAGCATCGGTTGGTCCTCACCAGTGGAGTCGATGATAACGCAGAGCTATGACTACGGCTTCACGATCACATCCAGCCAGTTTGGCTGGATATCCTCGCTGCTGACACTGGGCGCCACAGTGATCTGCATACCAATCGGTTTTTCCATCGACTGGATTGGACGCAGACCCACTATGTTGGCACTGATTCCGCCCTATATGGTCGGCTGGGTCCTGATGATCTGGGCAAATAACGTGGCCATGCTGTACTGCGGACGCTTCATCCTGGGCATGTGTGGCGGGGCCTTTTGTGTCACTGCGCCTATGTACTGTACGGAAATCAGCCAGACGGCTCTTAGAGGTACCATCGGCGCCTTCTTCCAGCTGCTAATCGTGTCGGGAGTGTTCTATGGTTATTTGGTGGGAGCCTTCTTACCCCTGTTAACCATTAACATCCTGTGCGCCATCTTGCCCCTGATCTTTGCCCTCGTGCACTTCTTTATGCCGGAGTCACCGGTTTACTTGGCCATCAAGGGACGAAATGAGGATGCTGCCGCCGCTCTGCAGTGGCTCCGCGGCAAGGATGCCGACATCGATGACGAGTTCAAGGAGATTATGGAGGAGACCCAGAGGCAGAATGACCAACCCAAGGTATGTATTTAAGAGTTCATTTAAAGGTTCATATGATCAGGGaactgaaaataataaaatattcaatttgaATGTCCGTTAGGCCCAGCTTTCTTAACCTTGCCAGAGTCATGAAAATAATTCAGCtttctttatctttatatttatttatactccTTATCAGTAAGTGTCATGtcattgaaattaaaatacagGAACTAACTAGTGCTCAGATAGTGTCCTACAAGGGCTTTCAACTACTTAATTATGTAAacaaaatctatatattttatttgatacCTTTCTTATCATTCTAAATTTCAGACCAATATCCTAGTGGCCCTGCGTCGCCCTATTGTCTTGAAGGGTCTCGGCATTGCTGTGCTGCTGCAGGTGTTCCAACAGTGGACGGGAATCAACGCCATCCTGTTCTACTCCAGCTCAATTTTCGAGGACACAGGCTCTGGTATATCCGGCAGCTTGGCCTCGATCATTATCGGAGTCACCCAGGTTCTCAGCACGCTGGTTGGAGTGCTTATTATCGACAAGGCTGGCCGGCGGATTCTGCTCCTGGTCTCCGGTCTCCTGATGGCCGTGACCACTGCCCTCATGGGCGTATACTTCCAGCTAAAGGAGAGCAGTCCGGGATCAATGGACAACTTTGGGTGGCTGCCCATCTCTAGTATCTGCATCTTCATTGTGTTCTTCTCAATCGGATTCGGGCCAGTGCCGTGGCTGGTCATGGCCGAGCTCTTTTCGGAGGATGTGAAGAGTGTGGCTGGATCGATTGCCGGCACCAGCAACTGGCTGTCGGCCTTCATGGTCACGCTGCTCTTCCCGATCCTCAAGGAGGGGATTGGCCCAGGGCCCACCTTCTGGATCTTCACCGTGATCGCTGTGCTCTCCTTCCTCTACTCGCTGTTCTTCGTGCCGGAGACCAAGGGCAAGACGATAATCGAGATCCAGCACATACTCTCCGGCGGCAAGATGCCGAAGACAGAAGACGAGACTGTCAAGACGTGAGGCTGCTTAGGCGCTAGGATACTATTTTTCATGTTATCTCTTTAAGCCAATAGGGAAATGTTATGTGTAAGATGTGACGATCCTGATcaataaagttaaatatatatattcaacacaaaataaagtagtgatataatttattttataaaaactttacaAACTACAGCCAAAGAAAATCTTATGCAGACcgaaaattcaatatttaagaTAAACCTATTGATTTGGGTTTACATTttcaagaaaatttatttggggAAAAGCACTGATAAGTATTCAAAACCAAATCCGCTAAGCTTTTCCCGCCATTCACAGTGTGCCCAGTCGGTGCTTGATATTAAAGACTAGACGCGTGCATTACAGAGTTATTGCTGGTCACACTCCACAGCCGGCTGCCTTTCTTtgttaagtttattttaatgaagTTTCTTGTTTCGCTCTTAAAGTGATTGTGGTAGGCCTTCCCAATTAAAAGTCAAACTCTGTGAATAagttattataaatacattcaTGAGCCGGGCTTACTGAATAGCATCCGTTCCGCGTAAAAAGGGTGGGCGCACAGGTGGTTCGACCCCAAGTAATTTCTTTTCTTGTGTCCAACAAAAACCGGTGATTCCCCGAGTTTGTGCTTCGAAGCAACCCTCCTCGGCATTACGAAATCCAGCAAGCTAGTGATCGGGGGACACGTCAGCAATAACCGGCCCGAACGTCGTCGGTGCCAGTTTGAGAAAACACTCCTCG includes:
- the LOC108078316 gene encoding ribonuclease H2 subunit C, with translation MSITLDFNGKNLAKSKSLDLHYLPAKVDGDGEANVEEYFNNYTREAAEFGTGVLTNALRGYPLMGERLKVPEGYRGLVLQETDKPLSESSDRQLRLTGVFDEFTYWNYDKVPSNGDAYRQALVMADVAQALSQPISEQDLEAEIARNKENTKESP
- the icln gene encoding methylosome subunit pICln, giving the protein MVLIMPVSPPEHGLMYTANNIKLKLGDKVVGEGTIYIAQNTLSWQPSDLAEGISIEWKQVSLHGISSNPRKCIYFMLDHKVEWSGVYGDPPQPAVNGQNGAGAAAGNDAEVDEGNGSDEHDEEENFEDAVDEQFEEVTECWLLPDDIHTVDTMYSAMTTCQALHPDSADSDSEDSDPMEDAGGMDDEDMEQDALTLGRNGGEVGGMQNLSLDDDDERFEDADE
- the RhoGAP54D gene encoding uncharacterized protein RhoGAP54D translates to MDHASPSEPRDRDLAARMRRCNYEKYKSLVRMHLSFELELNTDEFDLPCHEIVYEEKGKLKKWNRLSKKHRLGHGAGAATACAQGSGSKSVGNSPTETLQQQIDPGFLMHLQELKEFLMLEKNLTQEGLFRKAGAVSRQNELRLHIQHDKPLDLELAGFSAHDCATVFKSFLAELPEPLLTDAHYPAHLQIAPLCQALSGQVAASGERQQHLLNSVQLLLLLLPEEHRDLLRHIIEMLHAVAQHEKSNKMSAENLATLFTPHLICPRQLPPEVLHYQAKKMSSIVTYMIVRGVDIFEVPGKLSTDIRAYFLERKRKKTMSPEQTLDESISDVSTVNTVYTFVDRAATAAATNTNNTDTELAQLYAHIQSMPESSKKRRLIKQFNKQNGQGTPLQLVVMNRLKNNEATRSAKSLGDSIKKHIFHKSLMSRTPKRVPPPSFHLAGGAETPNLSHVKQPKLRVLFQSPTPPTPTSTITSVTLATNPRHPLQKSISSASLKIESSSSDSSSSCAPGGSISAPVSRQQSKELPHGAAGGPALPGQDADEIDADCCVTPLKIMSAAARQLMDKKSVAWDEHRLLEVEEYSNPSTPVQQSSRYKSEPNLSSILPQVHAGEVHDDDDDGALTPIVEGASTMAASSSHVGRSITRKLMKGVSMGNLRFPFSTPETTKRLVRSVSATLRRRPSGEEAKHAPLLEDVDDSDEEETAHQADEEDDDDTLSENNSNELPALSLGYQQILQSSVYRNMDLITSTPALHMGRRSMSPITKSTQRMPKAMQESIMTPRSRKPVMLLTALAGNGDKQLNLSLSEQEEQDSIGGTPTKQLDPPSLHSEDATSLGGYADILRHQHSFALLNSRQRTTSSSNSNEDSKPSNALSSDFKEYLLTRSVLTASPADLSFASRSDDFGGASTTQDIDDLDESDLSPSLLYCLDGNEPTLASPFANSNGRKRSAGAPLKSVLIPDDDDDDEADNKENKENVQEEHHSRTKKLLITSPAEYPGETAL
- the LOC108078028 gene encoding protein PET100 homolog, mitochondrial produces the protein MGTWVLEVAKMGMYMAFPVTLFHIFNQPEYFEEWVTKKKRELYPPESKSHHEELQRAIREHHAQHDAKMLKAMEEAERKK
- the LOC108077952 gene encoding facilitated trehalose transporter Tret1-2 homolog — encoded protein: MSKGSVLPQYIAGLSASFGALCMGASIGWSSPVESMITQSYDYGFTITSSQFGWISSLLTLGATVICIPIGFSIDWIGRRPTMLALIPPYMVGWVLMIWANNVAMLYCGRFILGMCGGAFCVTAPMYCTEISQTALRGTIGAFFQLLIVSGVFYGYLVGAFLPLLTINILCAILPLIFALVHFFMPESPVYLAIKGRNEDAAAALQWLRGKDADIDDEFKEIMEETQRQNDQPKTNILVALRRPIVLKGLGIAVLLQVFQQWTGINAILFYSSSIFEDTGSGISGSLASIIIGVTQVLSTLVGVLIIDKAGRRILLLVSGLLMAVTTALMGVYFQLKESSPGSMDNFGWLPISSICIFIVFFSIGFGPVPWLVMAELFSEDVKSVAGSIAGTSNWLSAFMVTLLFPILKEGIGPGPTFWIFTVIAVLSFLYSLFFVPETKGKTIIEIQHILSGGKMPKTEDETVKT